In Fusarium oxysporum f. sp. lycopersici 4287 chromosome 2, whole genome shotgun sequence, a genomic segment contains:
- a CDS encoding uroporphyrin-III C-methyltransferase/precorrin-2 dehydrogenase/sirohydrochlorin ferrochelatase: MASIIPSSLLAALNCRGNTHLVIGTNPLAATRCTQSLSSGAKPILIAPEGSELHYALQKKIDDGSVQWHKKQFEDADLLRLGREEVDGVVDAVFVTSGPRDPQSLHISALCKRNRIPVNVVDAPQLCTFSLLSTHTDGPLQIGVTTNGRGCKLASRIRRDIAASLPVNLGAACTRLGDVRRRIHDEDSLGAQDDPASLDDSYDQNAQFNRLITEEDAKNRRVRWLSQVCEYWPLKRLAAITDNDVEAVLKSYPGNGPDIKRDPGTPEKRVGTIILAGSGPGHPDLLTQATHKAIKTADLILADKLVPSGVLDLIPRRTPVQIARKFPGNADRAQEELLEMALAGVQEGKTVLRLKQGDPYVYGRGGEEVAYFRQHGFGDRVSVLPGVTSALSAPLFATIPPTQRDVADQILICTGTGKKGKAPSPPEFVPSRTVVFLMALHRINGLIRELTTHIELEPLAPANEEAASSQPPPPPEPTQVSPVTGESKRVLWPRNTPCAVIERASCPDQRVIRTTLEHVAEAIETEGSRPPGLLVVGRSCETLFTPEKGRAWVVEEGFRGMEIEDFTVGLDALQA, translated from the exons ATGGCGTCAATAATACCTTCATCGCTTCTCGCAGCTCTCAACTGCAGAGGCAATACTCATCTCGTTATCGGCACGAACCCGCTCGCTGCGACTCGATGTACCCAGTCTCTAAGCTCTGGCGCAAAACCAATCCTTATTGCCCCCGAAGGCTCTGAGCTTCACTATGCTctgcagaagaagatcgacGATGGCAGTGTCCAATGGCACAAGAAGCAGTTCGAAGACGCCGATTTGCTAAGACTTGGGCGCGAGGAAGTGGATGGTGTAGTCGATGCTGTCTTTGTCACATCAGGACCACGAGACCCTCAAA GTCTTCATATTTCTGCCCTCTGCAAACGAAATCGCATTCCCGTAAACGTCGTTGACGCTCCTCAACTCTGCACAttctctctcctctcgaCACATACCGACGGCCCGCTCCAGATCGGCGTCACTACAAATGGCCGTGGCTGTAAGCTAGCCTCGAGAATTCGTCGTGATATTGCCGCTTCCCTCCCCGTCAACTTGGGTGCTGCCTGCACACGCCTCGGAGACGTCCGCCGCCGcatccatgatgaagactcCCTAGGCGCTCAAGACGACCCCGCCTCTCTCGATGACTCGTACGACCAAAACGCTCAATTCAACCGTTTAATTACTGAGGAGGATGCGAAGAACCGAAGGGTGCGCTGGTTGAGTCAGGTCTGCGAATACTGGCCCCTGAAGCGCCTCGCTGCTATTACCGACAATGATGTTGAGGCGGTTCTCAAGTCATACCCCGGTAATGGCCCTGATATCAAGCGTGATCCTGGTACGCCAGAGAAGCGTGTTGGTACCATTATCTTGGCTGGTAGCGGACCTGGTCACCCTGATCTCCTCACCCAGGCTACTCATAAGGCTATCAAGACCGCTGATCTTATTCTTGCTGATAAGCTGGTGCCTTCTGGCGTCCTTGACCTTATCCCCCGCCGCACTCCTGTTCAGATCGCTCGCAAGTTCCCCGGTAACGCAGATCGcgctcaagaagaacttcttgaGATGGCTCTCGCCGGAGTTCAAGAGGGCAAGACAGTCTTGCGCCTCAAGCAGGGTGATCCATATGTATATGGACGTGGTGGTGAGGAGGTGGCCTACTTCCGTCAACACGGCTTTGGAGACAGAGTATCGGTTCTCCCAGGTGTTACGAGTGCTTTAAGTGCTCCTCTTTTCGCAACCATCCCTCCTACGCAACGTGATGTTGCTGACCAGATCCTGATATGCACTGGCACgggcaagaagggcaaggctcCTTCACCACCAGAGTTCGTGCCCAGCCGTACTGTGGTCTTCCTCATGGCCCTTCACCGAATCAACGGCCTCATCCGTGAGCTGACCACTCACATCGAGCTTGAGCCTCTTGCTCCGGCTAATGAAGAGGCTGCTTCATCGCAGccccctcctccaccagAACCTACTCAAGTCTCGCCTGTAACAGGCGAGAGCAAGCGAGTACTCTGGCCCCGCAACACTCCGTGTGCTGTCATTGAGCGTGCCAGTTGTCCCGATCAGCGGGTTATTAGAACCACACTTGAGCATGTTGCTGAGGCCATTGAGACAGAGGGCAGCCGGCCTCCAGGTCTCTTGGTTGTTGGACGATCTTGCGAGACTCTTTTCACCCCTGAAAAGGGTCGAGCTTGGGTCGTTGAGGAAGGATTTAGAGGAATGGAGATAGAAGATTTCACTGTCGGCCTTGATGCCTTGCAAGCATGA